acaaaacaCACATACCTATGGTTCTCGTTTCGTTCTTCCCTATTACCTATATGTAAATGAAtgataaaggaaaaaaaaatttcggtataAATACTATAAAAATATAGATGAACCGTGCTGCGCAAAATCATGGGAAATATTCCAAGACATtccgatttaaaaaaaaaatatctactccgtttttttaattcctgtGATCTTGACCTATTGTTTTAATAACGTCggtattgataataataataataataataatagtaattcgCCATCAATCCTACCTTGTTTACTGGTTCGAGCGAAATTAAACACGAGAATTTAATTTTGCCCTTAATTCATACCACATGTTTGTTGCGTATCAAGTATTTTAAAGTTATATCATGTACACTTTGTAGCGTGATGAGGCGTGTTGAACGTGCTGCGAATCATGAATCATATGAATTGTTACTTGAGTTATTTCGACAGCTCAAACTCGTCAGCTGTTCCAGTACTAATTTCTAGCCGTCAATAGATAGGAAGATGTAGAAGTTATCAAGTTGATACATGAATTTTTAGATGTTTTAATCTTAATCAAAGATATCATAGCCATTGCCTAGtctctacaatttttttctttatttctgttttctaGTTCCGTGGTAATTTCTTTCCAACATATCGAATACTCTTATGCCTCATTTTTGTCGTTGTAACTGCTACTgatgcaattaaaaattagataGCAGTTCTCCAACgtcagtttgtaaaaaaaaaaaaaaaatcaaacaaatctAAGCATAATAACATCGTAAAATAAACATTcggaataaatttaatatcttgcattgtttaaataaagttgaaatcaATAATACTGCTCTTCTTTGTACAGATATGGTTAGAGCATGATAAACATATGGCTAAGAATTTGCAagtcaattaaattttatattgacTAGACGACTATTTGTTAGTAACGGTTGATCTTGAATCAAGGAAAAAAGTTACGCCAACAAACAGCAacaattgataaaatattagGATTTCACATCATCGTGTAGCTTGAGGTTTTATACAAAGCAACTGGAAGTTATAATAATGTACTTAAagaaatagtaataatagtaacaacaTCATTCGATTGAAGTTAGTTACATTAACTGAATACCTATTAAACATAGGAATATAATCATTATTGAAgttattctttatttattaacacatattgtaatatatattttatgtaaaatattgtggatacattataattattaatacataAAAGTAAATCGACATTGTTGTAAAGAATTTTACCGATTTCTGGCCACATTTTTAGTTCCGTGTGGGCTACACTACACTGCACAAACTATACTTTGGAATTCGCGACCTCCACAGAgtaaagatgaaaattctttcaaatttttcattgcaaaactcaagttgcaaaattcaatgaaaaacagtccaaaaaatggaatttttcaatggcttcaaaataatattaaatttaagcatattatgGTTACGAAAATCCAGGTTTAAGTGGTTTATTCTATCTTTGATTTATACGTGAAAATCTATCTCAAATTtggttgcaaattttgataagcCCGCCGTGTGCTGGCGGACCGAAACGGTGGAACGGGCTAAACCGGAACAGGACCGAACGCTGCGTGTCAAAAATGAAGTGCGTAAATACAGTGAAATCCGTCCAATGCAACGGACAAAGTCGGAAGTATACCTGTAACGCAGGGATAAAAcatcaagaaaaataattttccgaattaccAGTGATTTGCGACGGAAATACAGTGGTGGACTTATGTTATGAGTATTAGAAGTCTCCTTTCACCCCTCGGAGCTACTGCAAGTGATCAAATTTATCACCGAAGTAGGTTATGCACATCCTCCatgctttgtttttttgacgCATATGTAGTACCGTGCTCGTTACTCCCGCGGATTTTGCTCACGTCAAACTTCCCGTCCTCCATGTAAATTAGTTTTTACTCCCCGTTACGaactaaatttttatattctcagGTCTTAAATTAGTCGCTCGATAATGCCGCGAAATGACGTACTCGTCACGAGAGTCACGCGCAGCcaggagaagaaagaaaaaatcttgtCCGACAAGGGAGACACCAATAAGCCAGGGACTAACCAAGTGCCGAATaagttttttaaaagtaaaacaCTGCGCGCTGCGCCTAAGAAGCGCCTAATGCAGAGAACCATGCCAAAACGAGCAACGAGATTGAATCAAATTAAGAATGACGATTCCAGTGAGTTTGTGCCGTCCATGAAACAGCCCACACTGTCGGAGTCCTTCGCACGTGCCTCTGTGCGTGGTAAACTCAGACCACGCAAGGAGGTCAAAAACTATTGCGACGCTTCTGTTTTGGCAAAAAGCATCTCCCCCGACAAGAGAAAGAGTTTTGTATTGCTGGAGAACATTGATTTTAACAAAGGGACCAACAAGGCACCTGTTTATAAATCTGTCAAAACAACAGATAAAGATTCCGAGGGTAAGGAGAGCGTTTATGAATTTGACTTTGACGTCAATGATCCTAAGGAGAAAGTCAACAaggggaaaaagaaacgagcTCGCAGGAAGGCAGCGACtgttaagaagaaaaaaactgatgCCAAAAGCGTTGTTGAGAAACTTCAGGAGCCACTCAAACAGCAGGCAAAGGTCACCGAGCCCTCCAAGAGTCTAACGCCGGAAGACGAAGTTGGGGGAAATGTTGTCAGCTTACCAGTTGGTGGAACTGTTGTGGAAACTAAGGAAGAAGGACAGAAAACGACTTCAGTGACTGAAGATGGTCCTTGCGATTTGCCGACGAGCAAGAATGTACCGTTGAAAAGTCCTCAGCTGAGAATAGCACATGTGGAAAAACTAACGGGGGACAGAAAGGTCAGCTTTAAGTCAAATCTGTCAAGAACAGGGCAAAACTCTACAAAATTCAACCCGTTCAGGTCTACGATATCAGTTTTTAGGCAGAGGCCTACGTTGCAAACTCAAGAAATGATGAACCACTCTTTGCTGAACAAATCATTGTCGCCAATAAAGAATGAGACGGATCACTTTGACCCTGCTAGTCCGTGGCGACCACCGACTACAAACGAGTTGTTCAGTATTAAACGAATGGTGCAAAGTACGCCGCAACCCCGGCGGATCACATCCACATCTTCGAGTGTAGAATTCAGGCGGATTCACAGGATCTTGGAAAATAACGAGAACAGGGAAAATGTCGAGCCTACCAGAAGCAGTACGAGCCCTGTGAGTAGGCAGGGCGAAAGCAAGGCGGTGAAACCTTTGGGGCTCAGAACATTGAATGCAGAGAATATTCAGGCTGGCCCAAATATATCAAGCGATGCATCCAGACTTGGAGGAACAAGGCCCTTCACCCAATCGTCAAATCGTGCTGAAAACAAAGTGAACACAGGTTTCGGCGACAGACTCTACAAGTCGCCGTCTAAAAATGATAAGGTAATGGTAGGAAGTGGCttgaggagaaaaaatcaaGAGGTTCTTCGATCCGTCACACATGATGACGAGAATTTGCCACTCGGAGAAGATGCGAAATTCTTGAAGCAGTCAAAGCTTAACTCCTTTCTTAACATGGACGAGATGCCCGAAAGCACGACAATAAATACAAGCCACGGCATATTTGGGGATTCCATTGCTACGCCAGCAATCAGTGAACAAACCCTGAAAATTCCACGACCagtcgaaattgaaaattgttttgggTTTGAGGACGATTATTCCAGCACTCAAGTGACCCCTATTAAATTTGACAATAAACAGGACAGAACCCCTGTCAAAAAAGTATTTGAACGTCCCAGGGGTAGAGTCTTGTCTACGGAAAAAGGTTCATCGGTAAAAACGGCCAGGATATCTCTGGGGGAAATTAAGAACACTCTGTACCCGAGAAAAGAGACGAAGATTGATAATGTAGAAACTAAAAATGACAAGGAAAGGAAAACGGAGCTGGACATAAATGCAATCAAAGATTCGAGAAACCAGAAAGCTGACGTGAGGCCAACCGATGCCTCTAATACTGTTAAATTCACTGACACGTTCGATGTACTCTCTGAAAGCGTGCAA
This region of Neodiprion fabricii isolate iyNeoFabr1 chromosome 7, iyNeoFabr1.1, whole genome shotgun sequence genomic DNA includes:
- the LOC124186060 gene encoding uncharacterized protein LOC124186060, producing the protein MPRNDVLVTRVTRSQEKKEKILSDKGDTNKPGTNQVPNKFFKSKTLRAAPKKRLMQRTMPKRATRLNQIKNDDSSEFVPSMKQPTLSESFARASVRGKLRPRKEVKNYCDASVLAKSISPDKRKSFVLLENIDFNKGTNKAPVYKSVKTTDKDSEGKESVYEFDFDVNDPKEKVNKGKKKRARRKAATVKKKKTDAKSVVEKLQEPLKQQAKVTEPSKSLTPEDEVGGNVVSLPVGGTVVETKEEGQKTTSVTEDGPCDLPTSKNVPLKSPQLRIAHVEKLTGDRKVSFKSNLSRTGQNSTKFNPFRSTISVFRQRPTLQTQEMMNHSLLNKSLSPIKNETDHFDPASPWRPPTTNELFSIKRMVQSTPQPRRITSTSSSVEFRRIHRILENNENRENVEPTRSSTSPVSRQGESKAVKPLGLRTLNAENIQAGPNISSDASRLGGTRPFTQSSNRAENKVNTGFGDRLYKSPSKNDKVMVGSGLRRKNQEVLRSVTHDDENLPLGEDAKFLKQSKLNSFLNMDEMPESTTINTSHGIFGDSIATPAISEQTLKIPRPVEIENCFGFEDDYSSTQVTPIKFDNKQDRTPVKKVFERPRGRVLSTEKGSSVKTARISLGEIKNTLYPRKETKIDNVETKNDKERKTELDINAIKDSRNQKADVRPTDASNTVKFTDTFDVLSESVQGQETDKSLDAEISLFADMEPVHFTKPPRRSYAKKRERVRYWSSEAEEDDEFENDVENPTRKKKKRQKLTKVAQVENKKIEEWVKSVNNTFREIDEFDLVVEKAP